One Rhododendron vialii isolate Sample 1 chromosome 2a, ASM3025357v1 genomic region harbors:
- the LOC131315842 gene encoding probable WRKY transcription factor 65 gives MRLLRLKNCESMDGRFINNPFVNDHQEDPENYPENSGDSPLYGVFTDGKMTSTSFPKRSKRGVQKRVVSVPIKDVEGSRSKPDNSPPSDSWSWRKYGQKPIKGSPYPRGYYRCSSSKGCPARKQVERSHVDPTMLLITYSSEHNHHTPPSKKSTAMATAVSTPSEATSVEVSNSDDDKKPAVLENPKQIDPDEIYDHLGEESLLNPCEFKWFSELETTACAIIEMPSLDCGRAAASTTDGTVILSMREEDESLFSDLGELPECSVVFRRVKVEREEEERQRRCNLTPCCGTTG, from the exons ATGAGATTGCTCCGTCTCAAAAACTGTGAATCTATGGACGGCAGGTTTATCAACAACCCATTTGTaaatgatcatcaagaagacccTGAAAATTACCCGGAAAACAGCGGTGATTCACCCCTTTACGGTGTGTTTACCGACGGCAAGATGACTTCTACCTCCTTCCCTAAACGAAG CAAACGCGGTGTACAAAAAAGAGTGGTCTCAGTGCCAATCAAAGATGTTGAAGGGTCGCGGTCCAAGCCCGACAATTCTCCGCCGTCTGATTCTTGGTCTTGGAGGAAGTACGGCCAGAAGCCCATCAAAGGCTCACCTTACCCGAG GGGATATTATAGGTGCAGTAGCTCCAAGGGTTGCCCAGCCAGAAAACAAGTGGAGAGAAGCCATGTGGACCCCACTATGCTATTGATCACGTACTCTTCCGAGCACAATCACCATACGCCACCGTCCAAAAAATCCACGGCCATGGCCACCGCCGTCTCCACTCCCAGTGAAGCTACATCTGTAGAAGTATCAAATTCTGATGATGACAAAAAACCAGCAGTTTTAGAAAATCCGAAACAAATCGATCCCGATGAAATATACGACCATCTGGGGGAGGAATCCCTATTAAACCCGTGCGAGTTCAAGTGGTTTTCAGAGCTGGAAACGACGGCCTGTGCCATTATTGAGATGCCGAGTTTGGACTGCGGTAGGGCCGCGGCTTCCACCACCGATGGGACGGTGATACTGTCAATGAGGGAGGAGGACGAGTCGCTATTTAGTGATCTCGGGGAGTTGCCGGAGTGTTCTGTGGTGTTCCGGCGAGTGAAggtggagagggaggaggaggagcggcAGCGGCGATGCAATTTAACACCGTGTTGTGGGACCACGGGGTGA
- the LOC131317334 gene encoding uncharacterized protein LOC131317334, whose translation MDYFSKWAEAIPLKAMNQQDVIKAIRERIVHRFRIPQHLVVDRGLVFFGREVQAFYSQYNISLSHSTPYYAQGNGQAESTNKTLIEIVEKMVKENPRVWHEFLSEALWAYWTSKKEATNVTPYMLAMLMELEDLDEVRLAAFDHMVVQKQRVAKAYDKRVRRKSFLEGDLVWKTVLPLGAKTPKYGKWSPTWEGAYQICQVFRGNVYLLMDLDGEVYKHTTNGKFLKHYYPTMWEMGDFIEKQP comes from the exons ATGGATTACTTCTCTAAATGGGCTGAGGCCATTCCATTGAAGGCTATGAACCAACAGGATGTAATCAAGGCCATAAGAGAGAGGATTGTCCATAGATTCAGGATACCCCAACACTTGGTGGTAGATAGGGGATTAGTCTTCTTTGGGAGGGAGGTTCAGGCCTTTTACAGCCAGTACAACATTTCCCTATCCCATTCCACCCCTTATTATGCTCAAGGGAACGGGCAAGCAGAGTCCACAAACAAGACCTTGATTGAGATTGTAGAAAAGATGGTTAAGGAGAATCCAAGGGTTTGGCATGAATTTTTGTCCGAGGCCTTGTGGGCTTATTGGACATCTAAGAAGGAAGCCACTAACGTTACTCCCTATATGTTG GCCATGCTCATGGAATTGGAGGACCTAGATGAAGTGAGGCTAGCGGCCTTTGATCATATGGTAGTCCAAAAACAACGGGTGGCCAAGGCCTATGACAAAAGAGTAAGGAGAAAGAGCTTCTTGGAAGGGGATTTGGTCTGGAAGACGGTGTTGCCGTTAGGTGCAAAGACCCCTAAATATGGGAAGTGGTCCCCAACATGGGAGGGGGCTTACCAAATCTGTCAAGTCTTTAGAGGTAATGTTTATCTCCTTATGGATTTGGATGGTGAGGTGTACAAGCATACTACTAATGGCAAGTTTTTAAAACATTATTATCCTACAATGTGGGAAATGGGGgattttattgaaaaacaaCCATAA